A portion of the Calothrix sp. 336/3 genome contains these proteins:
- a CDS encoding GNAT family N-acetyltransferase has product MWQFRPETPADITPISQVITAAFSQPEEALLVEKIRQSENFIPELSIVAVENQVILGHILFSRIFLDTDQTTLSVLALAPLAVTPKKQRQGIGSQLVEIGLSKCRELNHTIVLVLGNPGFYHRFGFQTASKFNLQPSLPFPDEPFMVIELVDDALKSVNGIVRYPGYFGEV; this is encoded by the coding sequence ATGTGGCAATTTCGCCCTGAAACACCCGCAGATATTACCCCTATTAGCCAAGTTATCACCGCCGCTTTTTCCCAACCAGAAGAAGCATTATTAGTTGAGAAAATTCGTCAATCAGAAAACTTTATCCCTGAACTTTCCATAGTCGCAGTGGAAAATCAAGTCATTTTAGGACATATTCTCTTTAGTCGCATTTTTTTGGATACAGATCAAACTACCCTATCTGTATTAGCTCTTGCACCTTTAGCTGTCACTCCCAAAAAACAACGTCAAGGAATCGGCAGTCAATTAGTAGAAATAGGTTTATCTAAGTGCAGAGAATTGAATCATACCATTGTTCTGGTGCTGGGCAACCCAGGATTTTATCACCGTTTCGGATTTCAAACAGCCAGTAAATTTAATTTACAGCCTTCCTTACCATTCCCAGATGAGCCTTTTATGGTAATAGAATTAGTTGATGATGCATTAAAAAGTGTCAATGGCATAGTTCGCTACCCTGGATATTTTGGCGAAGTCTAG